The window CCAACGGGTGGTCGGGGGTGTAGACGGCGACGGTCCGGCCGGTGGGTGTGGCGGTCGACGGGGCGGGCGGCGGACCGGGCCGGGAGTCGCCGCCGGAGGAGCACGCGGTGACGGCCGCCCCGGCGAGCAGGAGCGCGGCCGCCGAGAGGAACGCGCGGGGGCGGTGCCGGACCGTCGCGGAGGTGGTTGCCATGGCGTCAGTCTGCCAGCACGGCCGGCGCGCTGGGGGCGAACGGCCGGGCGGGCAAAGGGCGTTCCGCTCCGCCGTGCCCGACCGCCGGTCGCGCCGGACCTCCGGGACCCCTGTCGGCCCCGGTCAGCCCGTGCGGTAGGAGAGCACGAAGTCGTCGAAGGCGTGCCGGCCGGGGCGGGCGGCCGCCTCATCCAGGGCGCGCCGGATGTCGTGGAGCTGGGCGACCGTCATCTGCAGCGGGGGCTCGTCGGGTTGGTAGGTGTACCGGATCGGGTAGTCCACCCCCGGCCGGTCGGTCATCTCGATGTGGCAGCCGAGCACGTGGCTGACCGGGTGGTCGGCGGCGAAGGCGATCAGCCGGTCGATCGTCGCGACGTAGGCGTCCCAGTCGGCGATGTAGAGCCGCCCCGGGTAGACGGTGTCGCCGGTGAGCAGGAAGCCGGTGAACGGGTCGTAGTAGGTGATGGCGGCCTCGTGGTGGCCGGGACTGGTCAGACAGGTCAGCGTCCGCCCGCCGAGGTCGAGCCGGGCCGGGAGGCCGGGATCGTCGCCCAGCCCGAGGAACGCCCGGACGGTGTCGGCGGCCGCGTCCACCACGACGGTGTCGGGCCGGTCGGCGAACTGCGCGTCCCCCGCCACGTGGTCGCCGTGGCCGTGACTGTGCAGGACGAGCAGCCGGTAGCCGGTGCGGGGGTGGCGGGCGAGCCACCGCGCGACCAGCTCGTCGACCACGCGGCGGAGCGGGAAGAGCTCGGGGGACGCGGTGGCGCCGGTGTCGATCAGTACCGCCCGCTCGCTGCCGAAGAGCAGGAAGAGGAACGGCGCCTCGTAGTTCACGGCCATGTTCTGCCGGAGGATCACGGTGTGCTCGTCGTAGTGGTGGACCTGGAGCTCCGGGTCGGTGTTGTGCTTCGCCGACTCCGAGCCGTGGATCCAGCGCACGTCCAGGGAGCGCCCGGCGGCGTGCTCGGCCACGTTTGAGAAGTCGATCGGGGCCGAGAAGTCGATCGGGGCCGGAGAGCCGACCGGGGCCGGGGGGCCGGCCGGGTCCGTGCAGGCGGTCGGGTGCGGGCCGGAGGTCATGCGGTCTCCCGTCGGTGTCGTTCGCATCGGCCGGGTGCGTCACCCGCCCCCGTCCGGCGTCGGCTCGACCGGGAGCCGCCCTCGCGAACCTAGCAGCCGCCCCCGGCCCCGGGAGCCGGGCGGGCCCGGTCAGAAATCGTCGGCGCCGTTGCGCAGCTCGTACGTCCAGTAGCCGGTGGCCCAGGCCGCCGGGTCGACGGCGATGCCGCCGTTGCCGGGGGCCTTGACGGTGGCCGGGCCGCTGCCGCCGTCGAGGGCGACGGAGAAGGCGGTCACCGGCTCGTTGTTCTCGTGCACGCCGCCGTCGGACAGCTTCACGAGGGCGTAGGCCGGGGCGCCGGCGGTGAGGACGACGGGCGCGGCGGGCCTGCTCTTGGCCACGGCGGGCACGTTCTCGCGGTGGCTCTCCAGGAACCGGATCCGGGGGTACTCGCTGAGTCGGCAGCTGTGGCCGGAGGTGTTCTTCGCGGTCAGGACGAGGTGCGTGTAGGGCGGGCCGTCCTGGAGGGCGGCGCTGATGGCGACATCCTTGACGGCGCAGAGCGGCGCGGACGCCGCCGCCGGATCGGCGGGCGCCTGCGTGGCACCGGTCGGCCGCGCGGAGGGGGTGCTCGTCCCGGCACCGGCGCCGGCGCCGGTCTTGGCGCCGGAGGGGGCGGCGGTGTTCGGCGCGGTGCCGGCGGAGGTGGTGGCCCCGGTGGCGGCGGGCGTGGACTGCGCGGCCGTCGTGGGAGCCGGTGCGGCGGCGGAGGCGGTCCCGCTGTCCGCGGGGTTCCCGCCGCAGGCGGTGAGGACGAGGGCGAGCGCGGCGGTGCCCGTCGCGGCCAGGGCGGTGGTGCGTCGGCGGTGAGTGGTGCGCATGGGAGGCCCCCGGTGTCTGTGGTGCGGTGCGGAACCCGGTTTGCCGGGTCTGGGCTCGACCTTGGCCTGGGGGTCGTTCCGGCCGCCAGGGCCTGCCGCTGATTCGGGACGCTGGAACGTTCTTCGGCCTCTGACCTGCGCGAACGCGGCGGCCTGGAACGGCCGCGCGGAACGGCCGGGTCGGGCGGAGCGGCTCGGGCGGGGTGGGGGGAGGATCGGCGCCGGCCGGGAGAAATACCCCCTCGGGTATATTCGGGAGGGCGGCCGGTCCGGCCGCCCCGAAGAAGAAGGAGGGCGTCATGTGTCGACGCGTCGTCTGTCGGTCCTGCGGAAAGCCGGGCTACGCCGGGTGCGGCATGCACGTGGACCAGGTGCTGGCCGGGGTACCCCGGGCCGACCGCTGCGCATGCGGGAAGGACGGCGGCCGGGCCGCCGGAGGTTGGCTGGGCAAGCTGTTCGGCCGCCGCTGACCGGCCCGGCGGGGCGCGGCCGAAGGGGCGAGGCTCGGCCGCGACCGGTGGGGCCGTGGGGTGCGGTGGGGAGTCGCGGTCAGGGGGTGCGGAGCGGGAGGGTGCGGAGGTGGCCGCCGAGGGTCCCGTCGTCGGTGCCGAGCACGGTGTCGGTGGTGTCGGGCAGGCACTCCACGCCCCGACCTTGCGCCCCGGGAAGGCCGCCAGGACGGTCGGCGAGGTGCACCGGCGCGGCGGGCGTCGCCGCGCTCCTCGCCGGGTAGGGGAGTCCGGGGGTGAGTCCATGCGGGGTGCGGCGGGGGCGTCGTTCGTGGTGGTGTCGGGGGTCTGCTGGCTGGTGCCCGCGGTGCTGAGCGCCTGGGGGATCCTCGAACTGCGGGACCACGGCCCGGCGCTGGTGGCCGCGGGCTGCTTCGCGGCGGTCGTGCTGGGCTGCGTGGCCGCCGTGGTCCGGTTGGCCACGGGGAACGCGGAGCGGACGGCGGCCGCCCTGTTCGGCCTGCTGGCCTCCTGGATCGGCCTCCTCGTCTGCGGGTTCGGCATGCAGGAGCAGCAGCTGCTGCACGACCGGGGGGTCACCTCCGAGGCCGAAGTGGTCCGGACGGTCGCCGGCTCGGACCCGATGGCCGGTCAGGGGCCGTCCGTGACCGGGGCCGACGTGCGGCTGGCCGACGGGACCGAGGTCACCGGCATCGGGACCGGGGGCAGGCGCGTCGCGCTCGGTGACCGGCTCCAGGTGACCGTGGACCCGCGAGGCGCCGTCGACCCCCGCCTCGGCCCGCGCCCCGATCCGGCGGACCGCACGGTGGCCGTCGTCCTGCTGGTCGTGATGGCCGGGCTCGCCCTCTTCGGGGGTGCCTCGATGGCCGACGAGCTCTGAGCCGACGCGCTCTGGGCCGACGCGCTCTGGGCCGACGAGCTCTGAGCCGACCGGGTCGGCCCGGGGGGATCGGCGGAATCAGCGGGGGGCCGGCCCGATCTCGGTCGACCCGCCGGCGCACGGGGGAGCGGCGCGCCGGCACTCCCGGGGCGGGCAGTCCGCGACGGGTGCGGCGGCCGGCTCGTGGCGGGTGAGCAGGGACCAGAGCACCCAGCCGGTGACCCCGGTGCGGGTGACCGCGACCTGGCCCCAGCGGGTGCCGAGCGGGGAGGTCCAGGTGTCCAGGACCTCGACCCGGTCGCCGCAGTGCGTCAGGCCGAGCACCGTGTCGTTGACCGAGTGGTCGCGGCGGACGTTGGCGGCGCCCGCCGCGACCTCCCAGCCGGTGCGGCCGTTCTCGGGCGGCCGGGGCACGGGGTCCGGGTCGGCCGGCCGGTCGCCGCCGGCGGCCACCGCCGGGAGGACCAGGATCGTCAGGGACAGGACCGCCGAAGCGGTCCGTCCGATCAGGCGCACCGGGACCTCGGTGGATCGGTCTGTGTGGGCATGTACGGCAGAACGAGCGGGCGATGCGTGTGCGGACCGTTTCCGCCGCGCGCCACCCGGACGGCGGCTGCCGACTCGGTCGATCGGGTGGCGTCCGGTGTCCCGGCCCGGCGGGGGTCCGGGGGCGCGCAGCAGGCCTGGTGGGCCGGGGTGCCGGGGGCCGGTCAGCCCCGCGGTCGCCGGCCGACCCGCAGGGCCCACAGGATCAGCGGCACCTGGAGCGGCAGCCGGGCCACGGCGAGGGCCGGCAGCGGGGCCGGCCGGTGCCGCCAGTCGTAGGCCATCTTCACGTTGGCCGGGAACACGGCGGCGAAGAGGCCCGCCGCGGCCAGGGCGCCGACCCGCCGGGTGCGCGGTACGGCGACCGCCGCGCCGATGGCGAGTTCGGCGACGCCGCTCGCGTACGTCCAGCCCCGCCGGCTGCCCGGGAGCCGCTCGGGCACGGTCGCCTCGAACGGGCGGGGCGCGGCGAAGTGCAGCACCCCGGCGCCGAGCAGCAGACCGCTCAGGAGCCGGGTGGAGAGTCTCGATCGCTTCACGGTCACTCCTCGGACGATGTGGTGCCCCGGACGCGGTCGGCGGGGCGTGCCGGGGGCCGCGCCCGGCCATGGTTACCGAACAGTAGCGTCCCGTCGTCCGGGCGGGAAGGCGTCCCCGGGACCGCCGGTGTGCCACGCGCCGTCCGGGAGGAGGGTCATTGACAGGCGGTGCCGTGGCTCGGTGTAATCCGGAGCGCAGGATGACGGGCGGTGCTGGTTCGGCCACCTGCCGGGCCCTCGGGGAAGGCGGGACGTCGTGGACGCGGACACCGGAGCGGCCCCGGCCGGGGAGTCGGCGATCGACGCGCTGTACGCCCGGGACCGGGCCTGCCACGCGCTGGGCATCGTCCTCGACGAGGTGTCCGCCGGACGGGCGCTGATGCGCATGCGGGTCGGCCCGGACATGGTGAACGGCCACGGGACGGCGCACGGCGGCTTCCTGTTCCTGTTCGCCGACGCGGCGTTCTCCTACGCGTGCAACAGCCACGGCCCGGTGACCGTGGCCCAGGCCGCGCAGGTGACCTTCCTGGCCCCGGCCGAGGCCGGCGACGAACTGGTCGCGGAGGCGGTGGAGCGGGCCCGCGCCGGGCGGCAGGGGATCTACGACGTGACCGTCCGGCAGGCGACGGGCAAGGTCGTCGCGGAGTTCCGCGGGCAGAGCGTCGTCATCGCCGGCCGGCCGCCGGCGGGCTGACCGGCCCGTCCGGCGGCCCACCAGCGACAGACCGGCGGCCCCGCCCGCGGCGCTCAGTCCCGCGGCCGCCCGTGCTGCTCAGTCCCGGGGCCGCTCGTCCACCACCTGACGGAGCTTGCCCGTCCGGGGGTTGGTCGCCAGCTCGGCGCGGGGCACCCACTCGACGGCGAGGTGGTGGATCGCGCCGGACGCCACCTCGGCCGGGTAGAGCGGCACGGCCGCGTACACGGCCGCGACCAGCCGTTCGCCGAGCCCGCCCGGCGCCGCCGGCGGCGGCCCGGTGTACCCGAGGCGCAGCACGAGGCCGTCCCGGCCGTCCCAGCGGCGCTGCACCAGCTGCAGGCCCGAGATGACCCGGTCGGGGTCGGCGGCGAGCAGCACCGCGCGGATCTCCTCGGTCGGCAGGGCCACCGTGCCCACCCGGGCGCCCTCGTTGGACCGGCCGACCAGCCGGAACGTCCCGCGCTCCGGGTCGACCCACTCGGCGCGGTCCCCGGTCGGGTACCGGAGGATCGGCATCAGGGTGCGGAACAGATTGGTGACCACGACCCGGCCGGGCACGCCCGCGGCCGTGACCGGCTCGCCGGTCACCTCGTCGACCAGCTCCACCACCGTGCGGTCCGGGAAGGCCTCGTGGACGCGGACGTCGTCGCCCGGCACCGGCGCGCCGACCAGGCCGGCGTCGTTCGAGGCGTAGCCGACCGAGGAGACGGCCGCCTTCGGGAAGGCCTGGGACAGGATCGGCCGCAGGTCGGCGAAGAGCAGGTCGCCGCCGAAGAGCAGCAGTTCCACGGAGTCGGCGCTGCGCCCGCGCCGGACCAGGCACTCGGCCACCGCGCTGAGCTTCATCGGCTCGCCCGCGAGGACGTGCACGCCGAAGCCGGTGATCAGGTCGACCACGTAGTCGTCCGGCGCGGCGCAGCCGACCGGCAGGCGGACGTTCTCCACCGGCGCGTGGTGCAGCGCGTTCTCGATGTAGAGGAAGCCGCCGTAGAGTTCGCCCGCGCAGAAGAGGTTGGCCACCCGGTGGCCGGGTTTCAGACCGGCCCGGACCATGCCCGCGCCGAAGGCGGTGACGGAGTCGGCGTGCTCGGTGCGCGACCAGGGGGAGAACTTCGGGACGCCGGTGGTGCCCCCGGTCTTGTAGACGCCGGCGTCGGTGAGCGGGCCGGTCAGCAGCCGGTTGTCCGGCCAGGTGTTGGCGGCCCAGAACGCGGTCTGGTCGATGAGGGGAAGTTCGGTGAGGTGCGAGATCATCCGGGGGACGTCGCGGTACGCCTCCGCGTAGAACGGCGAGTGGCCGCGGGCGAAGTCGACCAGCTCCTGAAGCGGTTTCGCGGGCACTGCTCCTCCTGTCGATCGGTGGGCCGGAAATGTGCTGATGGGCCGTCAATTTGGTATCAGGCCGGGAGGTGCGGGTGCCCGATCCAGCTGTGGGCGAGGCGCTGCACGGTCGAGCCGTCCCGGTCGGCGAGCTTGTGGTCCAGGTGGGCGGCGGACCACGCGTTGGTGGGGACGCGGAAGGCCGGACGCTCGGCGAGCAGGGTCCGGACGACCACCTCGGCCACCTCCCGGGCGGGCTGGCCGGCGGCGTCCCAGCCCTGGGCGCCGAGCCGGTCGAGGTAGTCGGCGAAGGTGCCCGCGTACGGGCCGGAGGCGGCCAGCAGGGTCGAGCGGTCGATGTCCGGGAACACGCCGAACGCGGTGTCCGGGACGAAGCCCGGTACGACCACCGACACCCGCACACCGTGCGCCGCGGCGACCGGGGCCAGGCTCTCCATGAACCCCTCGACGGCGAACTTCGCCGCGCAGTAGGCCTCGTTGAACGGCTGGCCGACGACGCCGTGCACGCTGCCGATCGTGACCAGGCGTCCGCGGGCGGCCCGCAGCAGCGGCATCGCGGCCCGGCTGACCGCGACGACGCCGAAGAAGTTCACCTCCAGGTTGGCCCGCAGCGCGGCAGTGGTCGACATCTCCAGGGTGGGATCGGAGTTGGAGACACCGGCGTTGTTGACCACCGCGTCCAGCCGGCCGTACGCCCCCCGCACCTCGTCGAGGCAGGTGGTCACGGAGTCGGCGTCGGTCACGTCGAGGCGGCGGACGTCCACCGCGACGCCGGCGCGGTCGGCGGCCGTGCGCAGGGCGTCGGCCCGGCCGGGCTCGCGTACGGTCGCGACCGTGCGGAATCCGGCCCCGGCCGCGGTGACGGCGGTGGCCAGCCCGATGCCCGAGGATGCCCCGGTGACCAGCAGGACACCCCGGTCCGGCGTCATGAGGTCTGCTCCGCCGGGGCGGGCGGGGTGGCGGTGGCCGGTCCGGCGTCGGCGGGCGGCTCCTGCGCCCCTTCCCGCTCGGTCGCGTCGAGCAGCGGCTGGATGCCGAGTGCCGGCAGGAAGGAGAGCGCCGCCAGCAGGGTGCCGCCGGCCATCACCGTCCGGGCCGCGTCCAGGATCCCCAGCGGACCGGTCAGCAGCGAGACGGCCAGCCCGCCGGCCAGGGCGGCGAGCGGGATCACCCCCCAGGTGACGGTCCGGAAGGCGGCGTGCATCACCCCCTGGTGCCGCGCCGACATCCGGGACTGCCGGGTGGGGGCGCTGCAGACGTTGATGCAGGACATGAAGAAGCCGTAGCAGCCCATCGTCACGGCGATCACCGGTCCGGCCGGCAGCGCGGGCGCGGCGAGCACCCCGAGGCCGACCAGGCAGTGCAGCAGCAGCGACCAGGCCAGCGTGCGCCCCAGGCCGAGGCGTTCACTGATCCTCGGGGCGACCACCGCGCCGGCCAGCGCGCCCACCGCGGCGACCGACATGGC of the Kitasatospora sp. NBC_01246 genome contains:
- a CDS encoding MBL fold metallo-hydrolase: MTSGPHPTACTDPAGPPAPVGSPAPIDFSAPIDFSNVAEHAAGRSLDVRWIHGSESAKHNTDPELQVHHYDEHTVILRQNMAVNYEAPFLFLLFGSERAVLIDTGATASPELFPLRRVVDELVARWLARHPRTGYRLLVLHSHGHGDHVAGDAQFADRPDTVVVDAAADTVRAFLGLGDDPGLPARLDLGGRTLTCLTSPGHHEAAITYYDPFTGFLLTGDTVYPGRLYIADWDAYVATIDRLIAFAADHPVSHVLGCHIEMTDRPGVDYPIRYTYQPDEPPLQMTVAQLHDIRRALDEAAARPGRHAFDDFVLSYRTG
- a CDS encoding DUF4232 domain-containing protein, which codes for MRTTHRRRTTALAATGTAALALVLTACGGNPADSGTASAAAPAPTTAAQSTPAATGATTSAGTAPNTAAPSGAKTGAGAGAGTSTPSARPTGATQAPADPAAASAPLCAVKDVAISAALQDGPPYTHLVLTAKNTSGHSCRLSEYPRIRFLESHRENVPAVAKSRPAAPVVLTAGAPAYALVKLSDGGVHENNEPVTAFSVALDGGSGPATVKAPGNGGIAVDPAAWATGYWTYELRNGADDF
- a CDS encoding SH3 domain-containing protein, with the protein product MRLIGRTASAVLSLTILVLPAVAAGGDRPADPDPVPRPPENGRTGWEVAAGAANVRRDHSVNDTVLGLTHCGDRVEVLDTWTSPLGTRWGQVAVTRTGVTGWVLWSLLTRHEPAAAPVADCPPRECRRAAPPCAGGSTEIGPAPR
- a CDS encoding DoxX family protein produces the protein MKRSRLSTRLLSGLLLGAGVLHFAAPRPFEATVPERLPGSRRGWTYASGVAELAIGAAVAVPRTRRVGALAAAGLFAAVFPANVKMAYDWRHRPAPLPALAVARLPLQVPLILWALRVGRRPRG
- the paaI gene encoding hydroxyphenylacetyl-CoA thioesterase PaaI → MDADTGAAPAGESAIDALYARDRACHALGIVLDEVSAGRALMRMRVGPDMVNGHGTAHGGFLFLFADAAFSYACNSHGPVTVAQAAQVTFLAPAEAGDELVAEAVERARAGRQGIYDVTVRQATGKVVAEFRGQSVVIAGRPPAG
- a CDS encoding phenylacetate--CoA ligase family protein encodes the protein MPAKPLQELVDFARGHSPFYAEAYRDVPRMISHLTELPLIDQTAFWAANTWPDNRLLTGPLTDAGVYKTGGTTGVPKFSPWSRTEHADSVTAFGAGMVRAGLKPGHRVANLFCAGELYGGFLYIENALHHAPVENVRLPVGCAAPDDYVVDLITGFGVHVLAGEPMKLSAVAECLVRRGRSADSVELLLFGGDLLFADLRPILSQAFPKAAVSSVGYASNDAGLVGAPVPGDDVRVHEAFPDRTVVELVDEVTGEPVTAAGVPGRVVVTNLFRTLMPILRYPTGDRAEWVDPERGTFRLVGRSNEGARVGTVALPTEEIRAVLLAADPDRVISGLQLVQRRWDGRDGLVLRLGYTGPPPAAPGGLGERLVAAVYAAVPLYPAEVASGAIHHLAVEWVPRAELATNPRTGKLRQVVDERPRD
- a CDS encoding SDR family NAD(P)-dependent oxidoreductase, which codes for MTPDRGVLLVTGASSGIGLATAVTAAGAGFRTVATVREPGRADALRTAADRAGVAVDVRRLDVTDADSVTTCLDEVRGAYGRLDAVVNNAGVSNSDPTLEMSTTAALRANLEVNFFGVVAVSRAAMPLLRAARGRLVTIGSVHGVVGQPFNEAYCAAKFAVEGFMESLAPVAAAHGVRVSVVVPGFVPDTAFGVFPDIDRSTLLAASGPYAGTFADYLDRLGAQGWDAAGQPAREVAEVVVRTLLAERPAFRVPTNAWSAAHLDHKLADRDGSTVQRLAHSWIGHPHLPA